From the Anaeromyxobacter dehalogenans 2CP-1 genome, the window GGTGAGGACGATCCCGTCCACGGTCAGGCCCGGGTTCGCGGCGGCGCGCACGAGCTCGATCGTCTTCAGCACGTCGGCGAGCCCCTCGAGCGCGTAGTACTCGCACTGGAGCGGGATGATGACGCCCTGTGCGGCCACCAGGCCGTTCAGCGTGAGCAGACCGAGCGACGGCGGGCAGTCGATGACCACGTACTCGTAGCTCGGCGCGAGCGTGTCCACGGCGCGCTTCAGGCGCGACTCGCGCGCGTCCAGCTCCGCCAGCTCCAGCTCGGCGCCGACCAGGTGACGCGAGGCAGGGACGAGGTCGAGGAACTTGAGCTCGGTCTTGCGGACCGCCTCCGACAGCGGCTGGTCGTCGAGCAGCACCTCGTAGATGGACTTCTCCGACTCGTCGCGGCGGATGCCGAGCGCGCTGCCGGCGTTCCCCTGC encodes:
- a CDS encoding ParA family protein, with product MGRILTIANQKGGVGKTTTAVNLAASLAAAEHRTLLVDVDPQGNAGSALGIRRDESEKSIYEVLLDDQPLSEAVRKTELKFLDLVPASRHLVGAELELAELDARESRLKRAVDTLAPSYEYVVIDCPPSLGLLTLNGLVAAQGVIIPLQCEYYALEGLADVLKTIELVRAAANPGLTVDGIVLTMFSPNNLANQVADEIRKTFASQVFQTVIPRNVRLSEAPSHGKPILLYDVTSKGCQSYLELAREVAARFGAEGGLA